The Eleutherodactylus coqui strain aEleCoq1 chromosome 13, aEleCoq1.hap1, whole genome shotgun sequence genome includes a window with the following:
- the LOC136587356 gene encoding keratin, type I cuticular Ha4-like — protein sequence MSCSEKKAWSCNGSLKEASRFGGDSKKLFKHWPSPFHGGLSGVLNAHGGKKLMKTAQDSFDYVLGPKRVHNGYSLNNSFGSRNGWKNEGLFSTNPRETMTVLNDRLANYLGQVAKLEEENIQLERKIQAWHVNNAPKELPNYSNYFTTIKELQKEVFNANSRNAQTILQIDNARIAGDDLLNKYNMERGIYNILEADIQALRKGLDGLNLEKGDFELRIKTLGEEMESLKKTQQEEVNRLKTQLGARVDVRLDAAPSVDLNVILLDIRNEYESLMKQNMKDVENWFVTQSEMLNEQIISRTQQLQMEKTESIELRHVIHTLEIDLQAELNKKLALEGTLADTKDDYMTQLASIQDLVHNVETELARLRCDQERQNHEYNILMDLRSRLEMEIATYQRLLQEEDMYVRRSVYYICSRKRVKIVSITEDYEDGKFVAKQEQVHHI from the exons ATGAGTTGCAGTGAGAAGAAAGCTTGGTCTTGCAATGGATCCCTCAAAGAAGCCTCTCGTTTTGGTGGTGACTCTAAAAAACTCTTCAAGCATTGGCCCTCACCATTCCATGGAGGACTCTCAGGTGTATTAAATGCACATGGTGGAAAAAAGCTTATGAAAACTGCTCAGGACTCTTTTGATTATGTTTTGGGACCTAAGAGGGTACACAACGGCTATAGCCTTAATAATAGCTTTGGAAGTCGAAATGGATGGAAGAATGAAGGCTTATTCAGTACGAATCCTAGGGAAACTATGACGGTCTTAAACGATCGACTGGCAAACTATTTAGGACAAGTAGCAAAATTAGAAGAAGAAAATATTCAACTGGAAAGAAAAATACAGGCATGGCATGTGAACAATGCTCCCAAGGAGCTGCCCAACTACAGCAATTACTTCACGACCATTAAGGAACTTCAAAAAGAG GTTTTCAATGCTAATAGTAGAAATGCCCAGACTATTCTGCAAATAGACAATGCCCGTATTGCAGGGGATGATCTTCTAAACAA atataatatggagcGTGGGATATATAATATTTTAGAGGCAGATATACAAGCCTTACGGAAAGGTCTTGATGGGCTGAACCTGGAAAAGGGTGACTTTGAATTACGGATTAAAACCCTGGGGGAAGAAATGGAGTCACTGAAGAAGACTCAACAGGAG GAAGTAAACCGACTTAAAACACAACTGGGAGCCAGAGTGGATGTGAGGCTTGACGCCGCTCCTTCCGTCGACCTGAATGTGATCTTGTTAGACATCCGAAATGAATATGAAAGCTTGATGAAACAGAACATGAAGGATGTGGAGAACTGGTTCGTGACCCAG AGTGAAATGTTGAACGAACAAATCATTTCCAGAACTCAGCAGTTGCAGATGGAGAAAACAGAATCTATTGAATTACGACACGTGATACATACGTTAGAGATTGATCTCCAGGCTGAATTAAACAAA AAGTTGGCTCTTGAAGGCACCTTGGCAGACACTAAAGATGATTATATGACTCAGTTAGCTTCTATTCAAGATTTGGTTCACAACGTGGAAACGGAATTGGCTAGGTTACGATGCGATCAGGAGCGGCAAAACCACGAGTATAATATTTTGATGGATTTAAGATCACGTCTCGAGATGGAAATTGCTACATATCAACGTCTCCTGCAAGAAGAAGACATGTACGTTAGAAGAAGTGTCTACTATATCT GCTCTCGTAAGCGTGTGAAGATTGTTTCAATCACAGAGGACTATGAAGATGGGAAATTTGTGGCAAAACAGGAACAAGTTCATCATATTTAG